GCGTTTAACTACAGCTGATTGAATTGACTTTGTAGTATTAATTCAACGCTTTGTATTATGAATTTTAATGTTTAAAAAAGTTTGTCGTAGTATTTAAACTAAAATAACTGGTGAAAAATATTTTAGAAGATATTCCTGATTTTTAAGATGTAAATGGACTTCAACTCTCATCTGGCTGCAATTTTCTCATGTTATCTTTTCTATTTTCAAATTGCTGAAAATAAAACAAATAATTTTATATGTATTATTATTAATGTAATACAGAGATTACTAACTTTCTACATTATTTTCGTATTTCTATTTAAAGCATAATTGGAAACTTAGGGGTTTAAAATGTTTGATTTGATACTTGCATGTATAATAGGGGTATTATGTGGTGTTGTAACTGGTTTAATTCCTGGAATTCATGTTAACACGGTTGGAGCGTTTATTTTTGCTTCATCTTCCTTTCTTTTGGCCTCTTATTCCCCTGAAGTTTTATGTGTATTTTTAATTTCCATGGCCATTTCCCACGCCCTTTTAGAATTTATACCTTCCATGTTTCTTGGAGTTCCAGAGGAAGGTACAGTTTTATCAGTTTTACCTGGTCATCAGCTCCTGCTTGAAGGTAGGGGTAAAGAAGCAGTGAGGTTAGCAGCAGCAGGTGGATTTGGGGCAATTTTAATTACAGTTGTCCTTTTACCCATTTTCATAATGATTTTACCTGCAGTTTATGGGCAGATTAAACCTTATATCTGGATTTTACTTGTAATAATTACTATATTCATGTTTATAAGATTGAACAACAACTTAAAGTCGCTCATTTGGTCAGTTGTTTTATTTTTATTTTCTGGAATTATGGGTTATGTCATGTTGAATTCACCTGTATCGTCTAATGTTTCACTGCTTTGTATTTTTACTGGACTTTTCGGTGTAAGCACATTAATTTATAGTTTACAACAGCGTTCATTTGTCCCAACACAAAACAAGTTCCATCATTTTAAAATTAACAGTGATATACTCAAGGGAATTTTTGCAGGTGGAGTTTCGGGGAGCATTCTTGGGTTTTTACCAGGATTTGGGCCTGCACAGGGGAGCCTGATTGCACAAGAACTAATTGGAGGGGGAGATTTTGAAAACAATAATGAAAGTTTTATCACTGCACTGAGCGGTGTTAACACAGCTGATACATTATTTTCACTTGTAATGATATTTTTGATTGGAAATCCGAGGAGTGGGACTGCAGTTTACGTGAAAAACATCCTTGAAAACTTTGATTTTAATCATTTGATATTTTTTGTATTTACAGCGTTAACAGCAGTCTCAATTTCAGTATTTTTATGTTTAAAATTAGGAGATATTGTAAGCGAGTTAATAGAAAAGATAAATTATAGGAAACTTTTATGCTTTGTGATAATTTTTATGAGCCTGCTGGTGGTTGGATTTTCATTGTGGTACCATGTAAATCTCTTTTTCATGCTGATTGTGTATTTAACTGCGATTGCGCTTGGTTTGCTTCCCCATTACCTTGGAGTGAATAAGTCGAACTTGATGGGGGTTTTAATTGTGCCGGCTATTGCAGTTTACTTTAATTTGGGATTTTAAATCATTGATATAATTTTTAATGAGTTTAGAAAATATAATAAATATCATGTACTTTAGAATAGTACTATTTTTTTTACGCTCATGCCCAGAATGTTGTGTAAATAATATCGCTTCATTTTCATGTGATTACTAGTTAAGTAAATCATATTTTTTTAAGATAAATCCCATATAATCAATTAAAAATTACAATTTAACATAAAGTATAACTCATGCACAGGATCATGGACATGAGCGTTTTTTTTTATTTTGTAATGGTAAAAATGGGATTAAAAATATCAAATAGAAATGTGATGAATTAATGGATGATACTGATTTTGAAGAAAAATTTTCTAATGGGAATTTATTAGTACCCTTTCTAGTTTTCGTTTCCACATTCCCTTCAGGACAGACAGCAACTTCATTTGCTGCTGCTGCAATAATAAGGCTAAAATATCAAACATAGAGTATACTGGTTTATATATCTTATAAACATCTTTAATGAGATTTCCTCTGATTTAGGTAGGTATACATTATCCTCTAGATGTTATTTCCGGAGCCATTATAGAAAATTATAAGTGCATTAACTATCTTGAAATATCACGAAAGAATATTAAATAATAAAATAGCTCCACTTATTGATGTTAAAAAGAGATTAGATTTAATTATTGATTAATAAGTCAATCTTCTTGTTTTAATGTATCCGCCTATAAGTCCACATACCCCTCCATTAATAATTCCTAATATCAAATATAGTATTATATAGAGGAAAGAGCCTGTAAAAAGACTTCCTAAAAAGAAGGATACCGCACCGGTGATTACTGCATTTTTAGTTCCAGTTATCATGTTTTCAGATAAGTAACCAATAATCACCAATATTAGAAATGGTATGAGTGTAAAGATACCGCTTGTAAAGGTTAATATTAGAGTTATTGCTATTGTTGATGGTACTACTAAAATCCACCAGATATTATGGAAATTAAGCTCATTTAATATGGAATTTATAAAACCTGCATGCATGCCAGGAGGACTTCTATGCATTCTGTGTTGAGCATTGTAGATATGTCTTCCAATGTTTTTATAATAAAATTGATTTAATCGGTTTTTTATATCTGCTGGAAATGAAAATATCTTGTTTTTGAGAATTTCTTTTTTTGCAGGTTTTTTTCTAAGTGAAACTTGTTTCCATCGGGGATCTATGATATCTAAATTTTCAACATATCTTAATTTACCACTACAATTGCATTTATGGGCAAAATCTTTTGCAGACTCACCATGTTGTAATTTATAATAGCTCTTGCATTTATTGCAGATTAAATAGCCCATTTAATACCCCCATTGAAAATCTTTTAATAATTCATGAAAAGTAGTTTGATATTTGTAATTAAAAGTTTATATTCCAATTCCATTATTAACTCTTCCCATTTTTGTACTTAGCGCGTTATATCGAAATTAGAATAAGTTAAAAATAAGTCAAAATTATTTATTTCAGGGAGCATTACTTTGAGAATTACAAACAGGCCCATACGTATTTATAAGCACATTTTTCAACAGTTTCCTATCTTCCAAAGTAGAATTAGGCATCACATGCGCACCGATATAAACATTACTTTTAAAACCAGCTTCTTTAAACCAGCATTCATATTTGGGATGATCAAGACCAGATTCAAGCCCTGAAAACTCCTTTGACTCACAGATATAAATGAGCTGGTAACTTTCAGGTTCATTTTTAGGGTCTGGCTTCATTAAGATGGCATAAATTGCGGGAAAGTTCAGTGGATCCCAATCTTTAAGGAGATGGGGGCCGTCAAATACTCTGTTGCCTATTTCTATGCTCATATTAGTCCCTCATTAATTAAAATTTAAATTATAACCACTTCTTTACCTAATCTGCCAGCCGCTTCCACAAATTCAGCGGTGTCAACACCAGGAAACGCGTCAATGATGCAGATATCAAACTTTTTATCTAGAACGTTCTCTAACTGCCTTATATCTAAAGAAATGACCTTAAATTTTTCCCCCTCTGCAATTACATCTTCATCAGGATTCCATTTTTCCACTGGAAATCCATTTGTTTCCAGGTTAACTGCAGCCATTACTACAGCGGGGAGCCATATATCGTTAAAAACAACTTCTTTCGCTCCTGCCTTAAGACAGGTAATGCCAAGTGTTCCAGGCCCGCAGGTGCAGTCCAAAACAGAAGGGGCATCATATTTTTCTAAAACTTTCTGCAGGATTTCAATTTTGGGAGATTTGACCTGTGGAAATTCTATATGTATTTTTCCCTGGTATTTATGGATGCATAATGTTCCGTAGGGTGTCTGAACAATATCACACCGCATATCACATCCTGCTAGAAGTTCATACACATTTGGGCTGCGATCAGAGTCTTTTATCCCTGCAGTTTCCCTTATATTTCCTTTAAGAACTCCTTTGACTTCACGAACTTCTTTTACTATCCTTTGAGCGCATTTTTCATTTACTTCGTCTGATAATATTACCAGAGAATTTTCTGGTAGATATGGGGCTGAATTCAGGGGATATGCGGGGGTTATAATTGGAACGCATGTATCTCTTAATGTAGACCTTTCATCTTTTATTCCCTCATCAATCATTATTTTCATGACATGTGCAATTACAATATCGAGGTGTCTCCTGCCGCAATCACAAAGTCCAAAAGTTGTATTAATTTTGCCTATATCGATTTGGCTGGCTAATGGTGAAAATTTCTTTAAGTTCCATGTTTTACAGAGGGTACATGCCCTGTAAAATGATTCAATATCTTTTAAAACCGTTGAAGCGGGTTGTATGCATGCATCCCCACACCTACACTGTGTTTCCATATACTTAAATATTGGATAGGCTATATAAATACGTAGCTATAGGGTATCGTGAGGCATATGAAAAATAAGCGGAAAGAAATACTCAGGGATCTTTTAGGGGAATTTGGTTCCAGTGATGATTTTAACAAGGACGATGATGAACGGGAAAATGAAGTAACCGAAGAACCAGTTAAAAGGCAAGAATACGAACCAATGCAGACCGAACACAGAAAAGAAAGGCCAGATTTGTTGGAAAAGTCAGAATATGCAGAAGATAGATCTCAAAAACAGAATTTGATGGGAAGATCAGAATATGCAGAGGACAAATCTGAAAGTCAAGATGTGGCCGGACGATCTGATTATCTAGAAGATAGATCTGAACATAAAAGAAGATCTTTTTTTGATGATGATGACGAGGGGTTCAAACTGGACAATATAATGGGAGGCTCCGTAAGCAAATCTGATTCAAGTAGAATGTTTAAAGAGCCTGCAGAAAAAACCGCTGAAAAGCCAAAAAGACGCCCTAAAAAGATGAAAAAGACCTCAAGCGGGATAAAAGCCGAAATAATAGAAGACGGATTAATTCCTCTTTACAACGTTTCTGTTCCTAAATTTACTGAAAGGGAAAGGCAGCTGCTCAATGAGATTCGTGAAAAGCTGGTTGAAGTTGCTGTTTCTCAAGGTGACAATTTCAAAGTTAATGAAGAGTCATTTGCAGGTGAAGTTAAAGAATTCCTGAAAATGAAGGGAGTAAGGGACACCGATAAACTTGCAGCACAAATATCTCAGGAAATGCTGGGGTATGGTGAACTGGATCCTATGATTAAAGATGATGATCTGGAAGAAATAATGGTAATTGGAACAGGCAACCCTGTGTTTGTCTACCACCGAAAACTGGGAATGATGCAGACAAATGTCGTTTTTGATGATGATACTGATATTAAAGCGATTATAGATGTTATTGCAAGGCAGGTAAACCGTAGAATAGACCAGCAAACACCTATTCTGGATGCAAGGTTAGAAGATGGTTCCAGGGTAAATGCAACCATCCCGCCGGTATCTGCAGATGGTTCCTCCCTAACTATACGAAAATTCCGTAAAGATCCATTAACTGTTATTGATTTAATTAACTTTAAAACCATGTCCTCTCATTTAGCAGGATTTTTATGGGTTTGTGTTGATGGGCTTGGAGTTAAGCCATGTAACGCAATTATAGCTGGAGGTACTGGTTCTGGTAAAACCACAACGTTGAACACAGTAACTTCATTTACCCCTCCTCGTGAGAGAATAATCACTATAGAAGATACATTAGAGCTGCAGCTACCTCACGCCCACGTTTTGCGTATGGAAACCCGCCCACCTAACATTGAGGGAAAAGGGGAACTGAACATGGATCACCTGGTTAAAAACTCCCTCAGGCAGAGGCCGGACAGGGTAATTGTGGGAGAAGTAAGGGGTGGTGAAGCGATAACTCTTTTCACTGCTTTAAACACTGGACACTCTGGATTTGGTACACTTCACGCTAATACTGCGCGTGAAACAATAACAAGACTTATAAATCCTCCAATGAATGTTCCAAATATTATGATACCTGCTTTGGACTTTATAATAATGCAGAATAGGATGTATCGGCCTGAAGGAGGGTCTATAAGGAGAATAACTGAAGTTGCAGAAGTTGTAGGTATGGAAGAAGGTAATGTGCAGCTGAACAGAGTATTTGAATGGAACAACATGGTTGATAAAGTGGAATATGTTGGTATTGCAAGCCAGACACTAAGGGAAATGGCTGAACTTCGTGGAATAACCATCACTGAAATTGAAGAGGAAATTGAAAAGAGAAGGTTAGTACTGGAGTACATGGGAGATAACAACATTAGATCCATTACAGAAGTTGGGGAATGGATCAGTGACTATTATAGAGACCCTGATGAAGTTTTAGATAAGATATTATAGATAATGGCGATGTGGTGATAGAATGGCTTTTGATGGCCTTAAAAAAATCTTCGACATACTCGGCGGAGCTACGATTGACTCAAGTAAAAAGGTAGGAGAGGGCGTACAGGTACCTGTAAGTAAGCTAAACGATATGAGAGCAAAGTCCCGATCAGGACTTGGATCTCGAAGTCTTGGATCTAGGGGGCTTGGATCTTTAAATAAGGAGTCTCCCCGTGTTATAGAACGGATGAAAATGGATAAAGATGAGATTCAGATGTTTAAGGAACTCATCGATAAAAAATATGAACGAGCTGATAAACCTAAAGAAGATAAGGCTCAAAGGGATGCATATCAGAAGGCATCACTTGAAGAACTTCTTAAAGAAGAAGAAAAAGAAGGTATAGACCCTAAATTAATTATGGGAATGGGTGCAGTATCATTTGTTTTAATCCTGGTTATAATGACCGTTCTTGGATTTGGAATCGAGATAGGTCTTGTATTTGGAATGTTGATATTTTTAATGTCTGTTATGATCATTTTCCTGCCTAAAATGCAGAAAGGGAAAAAGTCAAATGAAGCATCAAGAGAACTGCCATATGCTTTAAGGCAGATGGCAACTGAACTTCGTGCAGGACTTGGTCTTCATGAAAGTATGAGATCTGTAGCTTTATCTGGATATGGTCCACTTTCTGAAGAATTTGCACGAACATTAGAGGAAATTAAGTATGGGGAAACAACCGAAAATGCATTAATGGATATGAGCGAACGGATAGACTCTGATGGGATGAAAAGAGCAGTTCATCAGATAACCCGAACTTTAGCAAGTGGTGGGGATCTTTCAAGGACGCTCAATGTTATAGCAGAAGATGTAGCCTATGAAATGAGAATGAAACTGAAGGATTATGCTCAAAAATTAAATTCATTCACTATGATATACATGTTTGTCGCTATACTTGGACCTGTAATTC
This genomic window from Methanobacterium veterum contains:
- a CDS encoding 50S ribosomal protein L11 methyltransferase, whose translation is METQCRCGDACIQPASTVLKDIESFYRACTLCKTWNLKKFSPLASQIDIGKINTTFGLCDCGRRHLDIVIAHVMKIMIDEGIKDERSTLRDTCVPIITPAYPLNSAPYLPENSLVILSDEVNEKCAQRIVKEVREVKGVLKGNIRETAGIKDSDRSPNVYELLAGCDMRCDIVQTPYGTLCIHKYQGKIHIEFPQVKSPKIEILQKVLEKYDAPSVLDCTCGPGTLGITCLKAGAKEVVFNDIWLPAVVMAAVNLETNGFPVEKWNPDEDVIAEGEKFKVISLDIRQLENVLDKKFDICIIDAFPGVDTAEFVEAAGRLGKEVVII
- a CDS encoding tripartite tricarboxylate transporter permease encodes the protein MFDLILACIIGVLCGVVTGLIPGIHVNTVGAFIFASSSFLLASYSPEVLCVFLISMAISHALLEFIPSMFLGVPEEGTVLSVLPGHQLLLEGRGKEAVRLAAAGGFGAILITVVLLPIFIMILPAVYGQIKPYIWILLVIITIFMFIRLNNNLKSLIWSVVLFLFSGIMGYVMLNSPVSSNVSLLCIFTGLFGVSTLIYSLQQRSFVPTQNKFHHFKINSDILKGIFAGGVSGSILGFLPGFGPAQGSLIAQELIGGGDFENNNESFITALSGVNTADTLFSLVMIFLIGNPRSGTAVYVKNILENFDFNHLIFFVFTALTAVSISVFLCLKLGDIVSELIEKINYRKLLCFVIIFMSLLVVGFSLWYHVNLFFMLIVYLTAIALGLLPHYLGVNKSNLMGVLIVPAIAVYFNLGF
- a CDS encoding type II secretion system F family protein, whose translation is MAFDGLKKIFDILGGATIDSSKKVGEGVQVPVSKLNDMRAKSRSGLGSRSLGSRGLGSLNKESPRVIERMKMDKDEIQMFKELIDKKYERADKPKEDKAQRDAYQKASLEELLKEEEKEGIDPKLIMGMGAVSFVLILVIMTVLGFGIEIGLVFGMLIFLMSVMIIFLPKMQKGKKSNEASRELPYALRQMATELRAGLGLHESMRSVALSGYGPLSEEFARTLEEIKYGETTENALMDMSERIDSDGMKRAVHQITRTLASGGDLSRTLNVIAEDVAYEMRMKLKDYAQKLNSFTMIYMFVAILGPVILMIMLIAASTVMGGSMFPPVVLLILYLFLFPLIVGFLAFMIKRLEPQI
- a CDS encoding CpaF family protein, with amino-acid sequence MKKTSSGIKAEIIEDGLIPLYNVSVPKFTERERQLLNEIREKLVEVAVSQGDNFKVNEESFAGEVKEFLKMKGVRDTDKLAAQISQEMLGYGELDPMIKDDDLEEIMVIGTGNPVFVYHRKLGMMQTNVVFDDDTDIKAIIDVIARQVNRRIDQQTPILDARLEDGSRVNATIPPVSADGSSLTIRKFRKDPLTVIDLINFKTMSSHLAGFLWVCVDGLGVKPCNAIIAGGTGSGKTTTLNTVTSFTPPRERIITIEDTLELQLPHAHVLRMETRPPNIEGKGELNMDHLVKNSLRQRPDRVIVGEVRGGEAITLFTALNTGHSGFGTLHANTARETITRLINPPMNVPNIMIPALDFIIMQNRMYRPEGGSIRRITEVAEVVGMEEGNVQLNRVFEWNNMVDKVEYVGIASQTLREMAELRGITITEIEEEIEKRRLVLEYMGDNNIRSITEVGEWISDYYRDPDEVLDKIL